The window GAAGGTCGAGCCGGCGGCTAAGGACGCCCTGCCCATCATCACCTTCAATGATCGTGCCACGGTCTTCCTCAATGGCGAGGAGATCCGCGCCATCTACTTCCCCAATGGCCACACCGATGGCGACAGCGTGATTTTTTTCACCAAGTCGAACGTGGTGCACATGGGCGACGATTTTGTCACCTACGGCTTTCCGTTTATTGATCTGGACAGCGGCGGCAGTGTGAAGGGCATGATTGCAGCCGTGGAGAAGGTGAGCGCTACGGTATCGCCGGATACCAAGATCATTCCGGGACATGGACCGCTTTCGACTGTTGCTGATATGAAGCCATATCTGGACATGCTCAAGGAGACGACAGCTCGAGTGCAAAAGGGAATCGATCAGGGCAAGTCCCTGGAGCAACTCAAGCAGGAAAGAGTGCTGGCAGGATACGAGAAGTATTCTGGAGATTTCGTCAGTACCGATAAGTTTATCGAGATGCTCTACAACGACCTGACGGGGAAGAAGACGGGAGAGCTGATCAAGCACAACTGAGAAAAGTAGTCATTAGTAGTCAGCAATCCTCAATCGGCAGTCAGAAAGGCCATGGCTGGGAAACAATACTTCACGACTGAACTTTTCGATTTCTTGCGGCAGCTGAAGCGGAACAATCGGCGCGATTGGTTTTTGCGCAATAAGTCGCGATACGAGTCATTGGTGCGGGATCCCTGCCTGCAGTTCATTATTGACCTGGCAGAGCCCCTGCACAAGATCAGTCCCTGGCTGGTGGCCGATGCGCGGCCCAGCGGCGGGTCGCTGATGCGCGTGTATCGTGATATCCGTTTCTCTCCCGACAAGCGCCCTTACAAGAGTCATGTCGGCATGCATTTTTCGCATGCATCAGGCAGGAAAGAGATTCACGCGCCCGGATTTTACCTGCACCTCGAACCGGAAGGCTGTTTTGTGGCGGGCGGATCCTGGCGTCCGGATCCGCAGGCCCTGGCGAAAATCCGGGATGCGATTGTCCAAAAGCCGGAGGCGTGGAAACTGGCTCGCCGCGGACTAAGCGAGGAAGGTGACAGCCTGAGCCGTCCGCCACGTGGCTATCCTTGCGATCATCCCCATATTGAAGACCTGAAGCGCAGAAGCTTTATTGCATGGTCTAAATTTCCGGACACCACGGTTTGCAGTTCACGATTCATGGGCGATTTCGTGAAAAGCTGCAAGCGCATCAGCCCGCTCGTAGGATTTCTCTCGCAGGCGGCTGGGCTGAAGTACTAGGAGGAATCCGGTCCACGACTCGCCCACGTTAGCGCCGAACTGCACGGCGCGAACCTGGGGCAGCTGGGGGAGCCTATGCCAGCTTCTTGTCGAGCAACTCGTTCACCAGTGCGGGATTGGCCTGGCCCTTAGACGCCTTCATAACCTGGCCAACGAAGAAGCCTTTCACCGTGGTCTTGCCGGCGCGGTACTGTTCGAGCTGCTTGGGATTAGCGGCCAGTACCTGGTCGATGATCTTGTCGAGTGCGCCCGTGTCGGTTGACTGCTGCGGCCGGCCCTCCTCTTCGTAAACTGCCGGAAAATCTTTTCCGCGGGCGAAAGCAAGGTCGTACAGCTCCTTGAGCATCTTGCCGGAAATAGCGCCCGATTCGACCAGGTCAGCGGAAGCTGCCACTCCTTTCATGGAGATCGGTGAGCGATCGATCTCCAGACCCGCGCCTTTCAGGCGCCCCATGAGCTCACTCTGCACGAGATTCGCCACGCGCTTGGGGTTTTTGGCAGCACGGGCGGCTTCTTCAAATTGATCGGCGAGGCTTCGGCTGACGGTGAGCACGCCCGCGTCGTATTCCGTGATCCCGTATTCGGCGACCATGCGAGAGCGGCGGGCGTCGGGCAATTCGGGCATCTGACGTTCGATTTCAGCTTGCCAGGCGGCGTCCACGACCAGCGGAAGCAGGTCGGGTTCGGGAAAGTAGCGGTAGTCGTGAGCGCGCTCTTTGGTGCGCATGGCATAGGTCTTGCCCTGTTGGGGGTTGTAGAGGCGCGTTTCCTGCTCGACCTTGCCGCCGGATTCAATCAGCTCGATCTGGCGCTCGATTTCGTACTCCAGGGCCTCACGGATGAAGCGAAAGGAGTTCACGTTCTTCACTTCTGCCTTGGTGCCGAACTCTTTCTGGCCCGCTGGCCGCACGCTGACGTTGGCATCGCAGCGCAGTGATCCTTCTTCCATGTTGCAGTCGCTTACGCCGGTAAACAGGATGATTTCTTTGAGTCTGGTCAGGTATTCGTAAGCTTCGTCCGGCGAGCGCATATCGGGTTCGCTGACAATCTCGATCAGCGGCGTGCCGCAGCGGTTCAGATCGAGGTAGGTGTTCTCCGCGGAATCGGGGAAGCCCTCGTGCAGGCTCTTGCCGGCGTCCTCCTCAAGGTGAAGGCGGGTGATGTCGATCTTCTTCGCCGAGCCGCCGAGCCTGAGATCAATGTGGCCAAATTCGGCAAGCGGCCGGTCATACTGCGAGATCTGGTAGCCCTTGGGCAGGTCAGGATAGAAATAGTTCTTGCGGGCGTAAATCGAGTTCTCGTTTACCCTGCACTGGAGCGCCTTGGCCGCCAGAACTGCGTATTCCACCGCCTTGCGGTTCAAGACTGGCAGGGCTCCGGGAAGACCCAGGCAGACCGGGCAGACGTTGGTGTTCGGAGGGGCGCCAAATTTCGCCGAGCACTGGCAGAAGATCTTGCTCTCGGTCAGGAGCTGGACGTGGACCTCCAGCCCGATCACCGGCTCGTACTTCGCACGTACCGCCGCCGAGAGTTGCTGAGTCGTGGCCATATTCAGGTAAGTTTGCGGTCTCTGGAGGTAAGTTTCAAGTTGGCGGTGCGAGAGCCTGAATCACGCCGTCATTTCGGTGTGAGTTCCTTTTTGACTGTCTCGCTGACCAGCTTGCCGTCTACGCGCGCGCCCGCGAACTTCGTCATAACGTTCTTCATGACCGTGCCCATGTCTTTGATCGTGACCGGACCCATTTCGGCAATGGTGGCGCGGACCATGGAAACAATGTCTGACTCGCCTACTGCTTTCGGCAGATAGCCCTCGATAATCGCGATTTCCGCCTGCTCTTTGTCGGCCAGTTCCTGGCGTCCGCCTTTGACGAACTGCTCGATGGAATCCTTGCGCTGCTTGATCAGCGTGCTCAGCACCTGGATGGTCTCCTTGTCGTCGAGCGGGCCACGCTTTTC of the Terriglobales bacterium genome contains:
- a CDS encoding MBL fold metallo-hydrolase, whose product is KVEPAAKDALPIITFNDRATVFLNGEEIRAIYFPNGHTDGDSVIFFTKSNVVHMGDDFVTYGFPFIDLDSGGSVKGMIAAVEKVSATVSPDTKIIPGHGPLSTVADMKPYLDMLKETTARVQKGIDQGKSLEQLKQERVLAGYEKYSGDFVSTDKFIEMLYNDLTGKKTGELIKHN
- a CDS encoding DUF2461 domain-containing protein is translated as MAGKQYFTTELFDFLRQLKRNNRRDWFLRNKSRYESLVRDPCLQFIIDLAEPLHKISPWLVADARPSGGSLMRVYRDIRFSPDKRPYKSHVGMHFSHASGRKEIHAPGFYLHLEPEGCFVAGGSWRPDPQALAKIRDAIVQKPEAWKLARRGLSEEGDSLSRPPRGYPCDHPHIEDLKRRSFIAWSKFPDTTVCSSRFMGDFVKSCKRISPLVGFLSQAAGLKY
- the gatB gene encoding Asp-tRNA(Asn)/Glu-tRNA(Gln) amidotransferase subunit GatB gives rise to the protein MATTQQLSAAVRAKYEPVIGLEVHVQLLTESKIFCQCSAKFGAPPNTNVCPVCLGLPGALPVLNRKAVEYAVLAAKALQCRVNENSIYARKNYFYPDLPKGYQISQYDRPLAEFGHIDLRLGGSAKKIDITRLHLEEDAGKSLHEGFPDSAENTYLDLNRCGTPLIEIVSEPDMRSPDEAYEYLTRLKEIILFTGVSDCNMEEGSLRCDANVSVRPAGQKEFGTKAEVKNVNSFRFIREALEYEIERQIELIESGGKVEQETRLYNPQQGKTYAMRTKERAHDYRYFPEPDLLPLVVDAAWQAEIERQMPELPDARRSRMVAEYGITEYDAGVLTVSRSLADQFEEAARAAKNPKRVANLVQSELMGRLKGAGLEIDRSPISMKGVAASADLVESGAISGKMLKELYDLAFARGKDFPAVYEEEGRPQQSTDTGALDKIIDQVLAANPKQLEQYRAGKTTVKGFFVGQVMKASKGQANPALVNELLDKKLA
- a CDS encoding GatB/YqeY domain-containing protein; the encoded protein is MTITEQIQKDMTEAMKSRSELRLSTLRMMKTAIKNREIEKRGPLDDKETIQVLSTLIKQRKDSIEQFVKGGRQELADKEQAEIAIIEGYLPKAVGESDIVSMVRATIAEMGPVTIKDMGTVMKNVMTKFAGARVDGKLVSETVKKELTPK